The proteins below come from a single Papaver somniferum cultivar HN1 chromosome 11, ASM357369v1, whole genome shotgun sequence genomic window:
- the LOC113324791 gene encoding uncharacterized protein LOC113324791, protein MYAEALAYISSMLKDENVKAIKVGRVYQPSGIPQQDFAIIDHEDDVGEDTAEDFAEDDILSRENEDEDFSNEENWRTEVHIFLEQGALPADVKQARKVQPKAGRYQLRGGILYKKSFLVSLLRNRILKDIHYGDAGNHSGMRSLADKDKMQGYYWPQMIWDADMMTRRCEECQRFAKRIHAPET, encoded by the coding sequence ATGTATGCCGAGGCTCTAGCCTACATATCATCAATGCTAAAAGACGAGAACGTCAAGGCCATCAAGGTAGGGAGAGTATACCAACCTTCGGGCATACCACAACAAGACTTCGCTATAATAGATCATGAAGACGATGTAGGGGAAGACACTGCCGAAGATTTTGCCGAAGATGACATCCTATCAAGGGAAAACGAAgatgaagatttcagcaacgaagaaaATTGGCGGACCGAAGTCCATATTTTCCTCGAACAAGGTGCATTACCCGCAGATGTTAAGCAAGCAAGAAAAGTACAACCAAAGGCGGGGAGATACCAACTTCGTGGTGGAATTCTATATAAGAAATCATTCCTTGTGTCACTACTAAGAAATCGTATACTAAAAGACATCCACTATGGAGACGCTGGGAATCATAGCGGAATGAGGTCGTTGGCGGACAAagacaaaatgcaaggatattactggccgcaAATGATATGGGACGCTGATATGATGACTagaagatgtgaagaatgtcagcgcttcgccaagaGGATTCATGCGCCGGAAACATAG